From one Mytilus trossulus isolate FHL-02 chromosome 10, PNRI_Mtr1.1.1.hap1, whole genome shotgun sequence genomic stretch:
- the LOC134686400 gene encoding uncharacterized protein LOC134686400, whose translation MSYERNKLLLFHNFLRLLLPLAQRAEEENQQLFPLCFRRRRRRRTQRRFWCRPWLIRRTLFGQYDQLLHELNREDASGYRNFLRVDADLFGEILDRITPAIRKSSTSFREPLEPGLKLAVTLRHLATGSTYADLMYAFRVARNSISLFVPKVCEAIYLAYKDEVMPDEITTEDWMRIASDFERIWNLPHACGALDGKHIRIRKPPNSGSLFFNYKHFFSTVMMALVDADYKFIWLSVGSYGSASDSQIFRDSELRPMLEDGTLDLPPPSPLPNGETDIPYFLLAMTHFLSDHG comes from the exons ATGTCTTACGAGAGAAATAAATTATTACTCTTCCATAACTTCCTTCGACTTCTTCTTCCACTGGCACAGAGGGCAGAGGAAGAAAATCAACAACTGTTTCCTCTTTGTTttaggaggaggaggaggaggcgGACTCAACGTAGATTTTGGTGCAGGCCATGGCTCATCAGAAGAACTTTGTTTGGACAATATGACCAACTCCTGCATGAGCTTAACCGGGAAGATGCGTCTGGTTACAGAAACTTTTTAAGAGTTGATGCCGACTTGTTTGGGGAGATACTTGACAGAATTACCCCTGCAATCAGAAAAAGCTCTACCTCTTTCAG GGAACCACTTGAACCAGGACTGAAGTTAGCCGTTACACTCAGACATTTGGCTACCGGTTCCACGTATGCTGATCTTATGTATGCCTTTCGTGTTGCCCGGAACTCCATATCACTCTTTGTGCCTAAAGTCTGCGAAGCAATTTACTTAGCATACAAAGATGAAGTCATGCCGGATGAGATTACGACGGAAGATTGGATGCGTATAGCATCTGACTTTGAAAGAATATGGAACCTCCCACACGCTTGTGGTGCTTTGGATGGGAAGCACATTAGAATAAGAAAACCGCCTAACTCGGGGTCGTTATTTTTTAACTACAAACATTTCTTCTCTACAGTGATGATGGCTCTAGTTGATGCAGATTATAAGTTTATTTGGCTGAGTGTGGGCTCATACGGAAGTGCATCTGATAGCCAGATATTTAGGGACTCGGAACTACGACCAATGTTAGAAGATGGAACTTTGGATCTTCCGCCTCCCTCCCCTCTCCCAAATGGTGAAACAGACATTCCTTATTTTTTATTGGCGATGACGCATTTCCTCTCCGATCATGGATGA
- the LOC134687965 gene encoding receptor-type tyrosine-protein phosphatase alpha-like, with product MGRLNAFAHTSQLKGLPSLCIRMCDFKCCSRPKLLPQTSQVIDVASTDTLSYSVSDVDDSSVSPIQVINATSSSPSTVNNLSMTNFTENSITLNTTLTAETELITITDFTATTLLTTIRESNVLNNASVTVSPSNDIVSNILSSTDMVSLFPSTDLDTGTDLYGSESIYDTHSNVLSASENANSSGNVSTVMVESSGDIMPSVSFTAVSNNMTLTVIATISDTSASDKNTVIPTIETSSISQTIVEPSYTIFPTVTSITQTLNENSSQLHTTEYRSTQTDFPKPLTTLTSFEMNSTLSFPLTTFTMQTTSTLQGESFETRFSSATHSFTITDTVTHSVISSTNISSSLSTSIAPSISTNISTSLPTSVSASLSASISASLPTSISASLPTSISASLSASITASSTSFISSTDISSSKTSVIPTASSSVINTSTESTTQIIQNEDQQSQPLPAIIGGVIGFVLTVVLIGSVTLYLWRRQLSCFSGKPMRKSNNGEDNVAFVEEELADVRRSRPVKLSDMGSHFEQLSADSNLLFSQDFQDLNILSPEFPTTDAELQETRLKNRYTNILPYFCVYTTQLFSSSEFMNIAISYITIHTAKKTSNENYYMCFYDICLSILVDKTRVKLLPFEDEPGSDYINANYALGFTSAREYIAAQGPLASTINDFWRMIWEQNASIIVMLTQCVERGRKKCEHYWPMLNESLYYGDIVVQLDSESHLPDFILRTFSLRVGDLERKVRHYYYLLWPDMGTPACTDYMIRFVSTIRCDVRPDMTGPIVVHCSAGVGRTGTFITLDTLIRKIQNGDDSIDIFGQILQLRHCRLNMVQTESQYIYIHECIRDFMRPVAESVNGHDTEQLYENTSMF from the exons gtCATCGATGTAGCTTCAACAGATACGTTGTCGTATTCAGTATCTGATGTGGATGATTCTTCTGTGTCACCCATCCAGGTCATTAACGCAACCAGTTCATCTCCATCAACGGTTAACAATTTATCCATGACAAATTTCACTGAGAATAGTATTACGTTAAATACAACTTTAACAGCTGAAACAGAATTAATAACAATCACTGATTTTACTGCGACTACTTTACTTACAACAATTCGTGAATCAAATGTGTTAAATAATGCATCTGTTACTGTTAGTCCGTCAAATGACATTGTATCAAATATTCTAAGCAGCACTGACATGGTATCTCTCTTTCCAAGTACTGACCTGGACACAGGAACAGATTTGTATGGAAGTGAATCCATCTACGATACACACAGTAATGTTTTATCAGCTTCTGAAAATGCTAATTCTTCTGGAAATGTTTCAACCGTTATGGTAGAATCAAGCGGAGACATAATGCCTTCAGTGTCTTTTACCGCCGTTAGTAATAACATGACATTAACCGTAATTGCAACAATTTCAGATACATCTGCCTCCGATAAAAATACTGTAATTCCTACGATTGAAACGTCTTCTATAAGTCAAACTATTGTAGAACCTTCCTATACTATTTTTCCAACAGTCACAAGTATCACacaaactttaaatgaaaattcttcTCAATTACATACAACAGAATATCGCTCAACTCAAACTGATTTTCCTAAACCATTAACAACATTAACCTCATTTGAAATGAATTCTACATTAAGTTTTCCATTAACAACGTTCACAATGCAGACTACCTCAACACTTCAAGGAGAATCTTTCGAAACAAGATTTAGCAGCGCAACTCATTCCTTTACAATAACCGACACTGTTACTCACTCGGTTATTTCATCAACCAACATTTCATCTTCTTTGTCGACAAGTATAGCTCCGTCTATATCAACCAATATTTCAACTTCTTTGCCGACTAGCGTGTCAGCTTCATTGTCAGCTAGTATTTCAGCTTCTTTGCCGACTAGTATTTCAGCTTCTTTGCCGACTAGTATTTCAGCTTCATTATCGGCTAGTATAACAGCTTCCTCAACAAGTTTTATTTCATCTACTGACATATCGTCGTCAAAGACATCTGTTATTCCAACGGCATCATCTTCAGTTATCAACACATCAACAGAATCGACTACACAGATAATAC AAAACGAAGATCAGCAATCACAGCCTTTACCGGCCATTATTGGTGGTGTGATAGGGTTTGTTCTTACAGTTGTACTGATTGGTAGTGTTACACTGTACTTATGGAGAAGACAACTGTC TTGCTTTAGTGGTAAGCCAATGAGAAAGTCTAACAATGGAGAGGACAATGTTGCGTTTGTAGAAGAAGAATTAGCTGATGTAAGACGATCTCG ACCAGTTAAGTTATCAGACATGGGCTCGCATTTTGAACAATTATCAGCTGATTCTAATTTACTATTTTCCCAAGATTTTCAG gatCTTAATATATTGAGTCCGGAATTTCCCACCACAGACGCTGAACTTCAGGAGACAAGGCTAAAAAACAGATATACCAATATACTGCCAT ATTTCTGTGTTTATACTACGCAGTTGTTCTCATCTAGTGAATTTATGAACATTGCAATTTCTTACATTACTATCCATACTgcaaaaaaaacttcaaat GAAAACTACTACAtgtgtttttatgatatttgcCTTTCTATTCTAGTCGATAAGACACGTGTAAAACTGTTGCCATTTGAGGATGAACCTGGATCCGATTATATAAATGCGAACTATGCACTG GGATTCACATCAGCTCGGGAATACATAGCAGCACAAGGACCATTAGCGTCAACAATAAATGATTTCTGGAGAATGATCTGGGAACAGAACGCTAGCATTATAGTCATGTTAACACAATGCGTTGAAAGAGGAAGG AAAAAATGTGAGCATTATTGGCCTATGCTGAATGAGTCTTTATACTATGGTGATATAGTAGTACAGCTTGATAGTGAATCGCATTTACCGGATTTCATCCTTAGAACATTTAGTTTGAGAGTG gGCGATTTAGAGAGAAAAGTTCGGCATTATTATTACTTACTATGGCCAGACATGGGAACACCAGCATGTACTGATTATATGATTAGATTTGTATCTACAATAAGATGTGACGTACGACCGGATATGACTGGTCCTATCGTTGTCCATTGCAG TGCTGGTGTTGGTCGAACAGGAACTTTCATTACCCTAGACACATTAATTAGGAAGATACAGAATGGGGATGATAGTATAGATATATTTGGACAAATCTTACAGTTGCGACATTGTCGACTTAATATGGTACAAACAGAG AGTCAGTATATATACATCCACGAGTGCATTCGGGATTTCATGCGTCCTGTTGCAGAGAGTGTGAACGGTCACGACACTGAAC